In Melioribacteraceae bacterium 4301-Me, a genomic segment contains:
- a CDS encoding Ig-like domain-containing protein, translated as MKKFFFLFFAIEFLTLKAQVTGLSGWNIYLDPGHSQNENVGIYGYSEAKKVLRVGLALRDYLLKETDIDTVYISRTNDDQYVTLTQRTDQANSLGAAWYHSIHSDAATMGSNVNSTLLLWGQYKNGQEKIPNGGKAMSDIMVQILTAGYRIPTRGSIGDCTFYGCTGTGPYLHVNRETTMPSELSEAGFHTNPSQNQRNMNAEWKKLEARTLFWSILKYHNIPRPPVRILTGIISDAETGIPINGATATVDTQSYTTDTYQSLFHLYSTDSTQLHNGFYYLENVPSDSLKLVVTAPGYLSDTSYIAVSDTFFTFKDVQLVSTVPPTLLSSSPTENDSIYPGMDNIVFNFSRKMNRDSVEANLIITPAAHLIFSWSNSDKTLKILTDSLKFSTNYTIKILPNAVSFLGNLLFDGNGDGIGGDTLVYNFKTKQLDQYPPKIISFYPDKKENVELRPVIRINYNEKIDFTGVTNLLKLVKASDQMEVSGSVRHYVINNKSVLHFFPSKILDSSEVYQFKILAGVKDIFGNTTAADTSINFKTGDTDFQVTSIDNFEGDFTANWWQPTASGSTVGVVPDNTKILINSSVTNLVTNSKRSMQLNYEWDTGATSWLIREYLNTGTPRNITFNKSYILQVYVFGDASNNQFRFAVDDNVPPGTTHEVSPWYTIDWSGWKLVSWDMTNDSTGSWLGDGNLDGTLRFDSFQLTHNPINGAQSGVILFDDLRVVKKIIVSVNEGEIASNLPSSFKLFQNYPNPFNPATIITYQVPIRSHVTLKVYDMLGREVATLVNEEKAPGKYNVKFNPSYLPSGVYFYKFESNNYVSVKKMIFLK; from the coding sequence ATGAAGAAGTTTTTCTTTTTGTTTTTTGCAATTGAATTTTTAACACTAAAAGCGCAAGTAACAGGTTTATCTGGATGGAATATTTATTTAGACCCTGGTCACAGCCAAAATGAAAATGTTGGAATATATGGATACTCTGAAGCGAAAAAGGTTCTGCGGGTTGGTCTGGCTTTACGTGATTATTTATTGAAAGAGACAGACATAGATACAGTTTACATTTCCAGAACAAATGATGATCAGTATGTAACATTAACGCAAAGAACTGACCAGGCAAATTCGTTAGGAGCAGCGTGGTATCATTCTATTCACAGCGATGCTGCAACTATGGGCTCAAATGTAAATAGTACTTTGCTTCTTTGGGGTCAATACAAAAATGGACAAGAAAAAATTCCGAATGGCGGTAAGGCTATGAGTGATATTATGGTTCAAATCCTTACAGCAGGTTACAGAATTCCAACGAGAGGCTCCATAGGCGATTGTACTTTTTATGGTTGTACAGGTACCGGTCCATATCTTCATGTTAATAGGGAAACAACAATGCCTTCTGAATTGAGCGAGGCAGGTTTCCACACAAACCCTTCTCAAAATCAAAGAAACATGAATGCCGAGTGGAAAAAGTTAGAAGCCAGAACATTGTTTTGGTCAATACTTAAGTATCACAACATCCCGCGTCCACCGGTTAGAATTTTAACAGGAATAATTTCCGACGCCGAAACAGGCATCCCAATTAACGGTGCTACAGCAACTGTTGATACTCAATCTTATACTACAGATACATATCAATCACTTTTTCATTTGTATTCTACAGATTCAACGCAACTTCACAACGGTTTTTACTATTTAGAAAATGTGCCATCTGATTCCTTGAAGTTAGTTGTTACCGCACCAGGTTATTTGTCAGATACTTCCTATATTGCTGTGTCTGATACATTCTTTACTTTTAAAGATGTTCAACTTGTTTCCACAGTGCCCCCTACCTTGCTTTCGTCTTCTCCAACAGAGAATGATTCAATCTATCCCGGAATGGATAATATTGTATTTAATTTTAGCCGCAAAATGAATCGGGATTCTGTCGAAGCAAATTTAATAATTACCCCAGCAGCGCATCTAATTTTTTCATGGAGTAATTCTGATAAAACTTTAAAAATTTTGACTGACAGTCTTAAGTTTTCCACTAACTACACAATAAAAATATTGCCTAATGCAGTTAGTTTTTTGGGAAATTTATTATTTGATGGTAATGGTGATGGAATTGGCGGAGATACATTGGTATACAATTTTAAAACAAAACAATTAGATCAGTACCCGCCAAAAATTATTTCTTTTTATCCCGATAAAAAGGAAAATGTAGAACTTCGTCCAGTAATAAGAATTAATTATAACGAGAAAATTGATTTTACTGGTGTTACAAATTTACTTAAACTTGTCAAAGCTTCTGACCAGATGGAAGTCAGTGGAAGTGTAAGACATTATGTCATCAATAATAAAAGTGTCTTGCATTTTTTCCCATCTAAAATACTTGATTCATCGGAAGTTTACCAGTTTAAAATATTGGCTGGAGTAAAAGATATTTTTGGAAACACAACCGCAGCTGACACATCGATAAATTTTAAAACTGGAGATACTGATTTTCAAGTAACAAGCATTGATAATTTTGAGGGCGATTTTACAGCAAATTGGTGGCAACCAACTGCTAGTGGTTCAACAGTTGGTGTTGTTCCAGATAATACTAAGATTTTAATTAACTCTTCAGTAACAAATTTAGTTACTAACAGCAAAAGAAGTATGCAATTAAACTATGAATGGGATACAGGTGCAACATCGTGGCTGATACGTGAATATTTAAATACTGGTACACCACGAAACATAACTTTCAACAAGAGTTATATTCTACAAGTTTATGTTTTTGGGGATGCAAGTAATAATCAATTTCGTTTTGCTGTAGATGATAACGTACCACCAGGCACCACACATGAAGTGAGCCCGTGGTACACAATAGATTGGTCGGGTTGGAAATTAGTTTCTTGGGATATGACAAATGACAGTACTGGTTCATGGCTTGGCGACGGCAATCTTGATGGAACATTGCGTTTTGATAGTTTTCAATTGACGCACAATCCTATCAACGGTGCTCAAAGTGGAGTAATTTTGTTCGATGATTTGAGAGTCGTTAAGAAAATAATTGTTAGTGTTAATGAAGGTGAAATTGCATCGAACCTGCCATCAAGTTTTAAATTATTCCAGAACTATCCTAATCCATTCAACCCTGCAACTATAATCACTTATCAGGTACCAATTAGAAGTCATGTTACCTTGAAAGTCTATGACATGCTTGGGAGAGAAGTAGCCACATTAGTAAATGAAGAAAAAGCACCTGGTAAATACAATGTTAAATTTAATCCGAGTTACTTACCAAGCGGCGTGTATTTTTATAAGTTCGAATCGAATAATTATGTGTCAGTAAAGAAAATGATTTTTTTGAAATAG
- a CDS encoding glucosamine-6-phosphate deaminase: MKVNKISETSASRKIDKLQSKVEQYFLNKSGKELIYRPTEKIPVIQVSSFPELGKLTALRFIEWVLENPNGVISLPTGKTPEHFIKWVEKILKEWDTKEIQNILKEVGINTAKRPSLENLKFVQIDEFYPIDVKQHNSFYYYIQKFYFRLWGLNPKNALLMNINEIPTPENLSLDEIFPGKKVDLSLRTKWASTRLERLQKETIEIVDEFCTNYERKIREMGGIGFFLGGIGPDGHIGFNVRGSDHFSTTRLTETNYETQAAAAVDLGGIEVAKNRLVITIGLETITYNKDATAIIIAAGEAKANIVRDSIQNPISNKYPATALQKLKNARFYLTHGAAIRLSERRYVEAAQESPLSQFTIERSVINLAVEKSKTLVNLTKDDFKDNKITNLVLNTLKQPTSQITKEIEENLIKRLERGMQPVENEVILHTAPHHDDIELAYLPYITHLVRTPLNKHHFTYLTSGFTAVTNSFMLSLMENLATFLESNYFEKKFEEKYFYKNNIEAKNNDVMHYLDGVAAHSRTIQNEALARRLLRNIIEIYEEENYVYLKDRVKELINYFKTQYPGKKDIAHVQKLKGMQREFESEIFWGYYGFRVEDVSHLRLGFYQGDIFTEQPEMDRDVIPIFNLLKKIKPTIVSLAFDPEGSGPDTHYKVMQAISEALKLYEKYSGNSNIKVWGYRNVWYRFHPAEANIYVPVSLNSFAILENTFMKSFSSQKDASFPTWEYDGPFNRAVQKVQVEQYNVLRQCLGKDFFLKHQHPRIRAAKGICFLRELSLDEFYKHTRELKKVTE, from the coding sequence ATGAAAGTAAATAAAATCTCAGAAACATCCGCTTCGCGGAAAATAGATAAACTGCAATCAAAGGTTGAACAATATTTTCTAAATAAATCGGGTAAAGAATTAATATATAGACCCACTGAAAAAATTCCTGTAATTCAAGTATCAAGTTTTCCTGAACTTGGAAAGTTAACTGCTCTAAGATTTATTGAGTGGGTTTTAGAAAATCCTAATGGTGTAATTTCCTTGCCAACTGGTAAGACACCTGAACATTTTATTAAATGGGTGGAAAAAATTTTAAAAGAGTGGGATACAAAAGAGATTCAAAATATTTTAAAAGAAGTAGGTATTAATACAGCAAAAAGACCCAGCTTAGAAAATCTAAAGTTCGTACAAATAGATGAATTTTACCCAATTGATGTAAAACAGCATAACAGCTTTTATTATTACATACAAAAGTTTTATTTCCGATTGTGGGGCTTAAATCCTAAGAATGCTTTGCTAATGAATATTAACGAAATTCCTACTCCAGAAAATTTATCTTTAGATGAAATCTTTCCAGGGAAAAAAGTTGATCTCTCTCTTAGAACTAAATGGGCAAGCACAAGATTAGAAAGACTGCAAAAGGAAACAATTGAAATTGTAGATGAATTTTGTACGAACTATGAACGAAAGATAAGGGAAATGGGAGGTATTGGTTTTTTCCTTGGTGGTATTGGTCCAGATGGCCATATAGGGTTTAATGTAAGAGGGAGTGACCATTTTTCAACAACAAGATTAACAGAAACCAACTACGAGACACAAGCTGCAGCGGCAGTCGACCTTGGTGGAATTGAGGTCGCTAAAAATCGTCTTGTTATCACAATTGGATTAGAGACCATCACTTATAATAAAGATGCTACTGCTATTATTATAGCCGCTGGTGAAGCTAAAGCAAATATTGTTAGGGATTCAATTCAAAATCCAATCTCAAATAAATATCCAGCTACAGCTTTACAAAAATTAAAAAATGCAAGATTTTATTTGACTCATGGTGCAGCAATACGATTATCAGAACGAAGATATGTTGAAGCAGCTCAAGAATCACCTCTATCTCAGTTTACAATAGAAAGAAGTGTTATCAATTTAGCTGTGGAGAAATCCAAGACTTTAGTCAATCTTACTAAAGATGATTTTAAAGATAATAAGATTACTAATCTCGTATTAAATACATTAAAACAACCGACTTCTCAAATAACAAAAGAAATTGAGGAGAATTTAATTAAACGACTTGAAAGGGGTATGCAGCCTGTTGAAAATGAAGTTATTCTTCATACTGCACCTCATCACGATGATATTGAACTTGCTTATCTTCCTTATATTACTCACTTAGTAAGAACACCATTGAATAAACATCATTTTACATACCTTACTAGTGGCTTTACTGCCGTTACAAATTCGTTCATGTTAAGTCTGATGGAAAATTTGGCTACATTCTTAGAATCCAATTATTTTGAAAAAAAGTTTGAGGAAAAGTATTTCTATAAGAATAATATTGAAGCAAAGAATAACGATGTGATGCATTATTTAGATGGTGTAGCAGCTCACAGCAGGACAATTCAAAATGAAGCTTTGGCTAGAAGACTGCTTAGGAATATAATAGAAATTTATGAGGAAGAAAATTACGTTTACTTAAAGGACCGCGTTAAAGAATTAATAAATTATTTTAAAACCCAATACCCAGGTAAAAAGGATATTGCCCATGTACAAAAATTAAAAGGGATGCAGCGAGAATTTGAAAGTGAAATCTTTTGGGGTTATTACGGGTTTAGAGTGGAGGATGTTTCACATTTAAGATTAGGGTTTTATCAGGGCGATATTTTTACCGAACAGCCAGAAATGGATAGGGATGTTATACCAATTTTCAATCTGCTTAAAAAAATAAAACCTACTATTGTTTCTCTTGCTTTCGACCCGGAAGGGAGTGGTCCTGATACTCATTACAAAGTAATGCAAGCTATTTCTGAAGCTCTAAAACTTTATGAAAAATACAGCGGAAATAGTAACATCAAAGTTTGGGGCTATAGAAATGTATGGTATAGATTTCACCCTGCCGAAGCTAACATTTATGTGCCTGTTAGTTTAAATTCATTCGCTATTCTCGAAAATACATTTATGAAAAGTTTTAGTTCGCAAAAGGATGCAAGTTTTCCTACTTGGGAATACGACGGACCATTTAATCGAGCAGTTCAAAAAGTACAAGTAGAGCAATATAATGTACTTAGACAATGCTTAGGGAAAGATTTCTTCTTAAAACACCAGCATCCAAGAATAAGAGCAGCTAAAGGAATTTGCTTTTTACGCGAACTTTCTTTAGATGAATTTTATAAACATACAAGAGAATTAAAGAAGGTTACAGAATAA